The Humulus lupulus chromosome 4, drHumLupu1.1, whole genome shotgun sequence genome has a window encoding:
- the LOC133830785 gene encoding uncharacterized protein LOC133830785 isoform X1, which produces MQYIDGESMCSHPTISYSPDYKTFKFNAKNEGMKEGKAADKSCLVELDVSDVRSEDCGVILNPPPDEKGNGNVARRALETTQDKINGNHKAANDSEDSTRRNSHFTRKESMDYELPELVVFLQESSYHFVKDMCIDKKLPCKEKSFVENCELEHKIISCVLESDADRKSKPLEQAMKPLSSSITKESKPTDEDDHGDKGTKQHGFTNLVTEGLDSSPSDGISIHKAIKEIVPELQLVVQKVQKSALTSPPTVDNNKDTSQTSSVTIPKEVKSGRNSCDSDFSVATIIGAEEPSLGADCHQEPAETEHTTTSHENEISESFTEPSPVHQQYCNEEPTHLAGLMSHHVSASTSFRSISLRSSSSATSSRSFAFPILAAEWNGSPEKMVKPEKRQLKKRRGKCFSFLCCKF; this is translated from the exons ATGCAATATATAGATGGTGAATCCATGTGCAGCCATCCTACTATTTCTTACAGTCCTGATTacaaaacttttaaattcaaTGCCAAAAATGAGGGCATGAAGGAAGGCAAGGCAGCTGACAAAAGTTGTTTAGTGGAACTTGATGTCTCGGATGTGAGGAGTGAAGATTGCGGAGTAATTCTCAATCCACCACCAGATGAAAAGGGGAATGGAAATGTAGCAAGGAGGGCATTGGAAACTACTCAAGACAAGATCAATGGGAACCACAAGGCTGCTAATGACTCCGAGGACAGTACAAGAAGAAATAGTCATTTTACTAGAAAAGAGTCTATGGACTATGAGTTGCCTGAACTGGTTGTTTTTCTTCAAGAGAGCAGTTACCATTTCGTTAAGGACATGTGCATCGACAAGAAATTGCCTTGTAAGGAAAAGAGTTTTGTAGAAAATTGTGAGTTGGAGCATAAGATAATCTCTTGCGTACTTGAATCTGATGCTGACAGAAAAAGCAAGCCATTGGAACAAGCTATGAAACCGTTGTCATCATCCATTACGAAAGAATCAAAACCTACCGATGAAGACGATCATGGTGATAAAGGTACTAAGCAGCATGGTTTTACAAACTTGGTGACAGAGGGTTTAGATTCTAGTCCAAGTGATGGGATCTCAATTCATAAAGCCATCAAGGAGATTGTACCTGAATTACAACTTGTGGTTCAAAAG GTTCAAAAGTCAGCTTTGACAAGCCCGCCAACCGTTGACAACAACAAAGACACCAGCCAAACAAGCAGTGTCACCATCCCTAAAGAGGTGAAGAGTGGAAGGAACTCCTGTGATAGTGATTTCTCTGTAGCCACAATCATTGGAGCAGAGGAGCCATCACTTGGTGCAGATTGTCATCAGGAGCCTGCTGAAACAGAACACACCACCACAAGCCATGAAAATGAAATCTCAGAAAGCTTCACAGAACCAAGTCCTGTTCACCAACAGTACTGCAATGAAGAACCAACTCATCTTGCAGGCCTCATGTCACACCATGTTTCAGCATCAACAAGCTTTCGAAGCATTTCTCTTCGCTCAAGCAGCAGCGCTACTAGTTCGCGGTCTTTCGCTTTCCCTAT ATTAGCTGCAGAATGGAATGGCAGCCCAGAAAA
- the LOC133830785 gene encoding uncharacterized protein LOC133830785 isoform X2, whose product MCSHPTISYSPDYKTFKFNAKNEGMKEGKAADKSCLVELDVSDVRSEDCGVILNPPPDEKGNGNVARRALETTQDKINGNHKAANDSEDSTRRNSHFTRKESMDYELPELVVFLQESSYHFVKDMCIDKKLPCKEKSFVENCELEHKIISCVLESDADRKSKPLEQAMKPLSSSITKESKPTDEDDHGDKGTKQHGFTNLVTEGLDSSPSDGISIHKAIKEIVPELQLVVQKVQKSALTSPPTVDNNKDTSQTSSVTIPKEVKSGRNSCDSDFSVATIIGAEEPSLGADCHQEPAETEHTTTSHENEISESFTEPSPVHQQYCNEEPTHLAGLMSHHVSASTSFRSISLRSSSSATSSRSFAFPILAAEWNGSPEKMVKPEKRQLKKRRGKCFSFLCCKF is encoded by the exons ATGTGCAGCCATCCTACTATTTCTTACAGTCCTGATTacaaaacttttaaattcaaTGCCAAAAATGAGGGCATGAAGGAAGGCAAGGCAGCTGACAAAAGTTGTTTAGTGGAACTTGATGTCTCGGATGTGAGGAGTGAAGATTGCGGAGTAATTCTCAATCCACCACCAGATGAAAAGGGGAATGGAAATGTAGCAAGGAGGGCATTGGAAACTACTCAAGACAAGATCAATGGGAACCACAAGGCTGCTAATGACTCCGAGGACAGTACAAGAAGAAATAGTCATTTTACTAGAAAAGAGTCTATGGACTATGAGTTGCCTGAACTGGTTGTTTTTCTTCAAGAGAGCAGTTACCATTTCGTTAAGGACATGTGCATCGACAAGAAATTGCCTTGTAAGGAAAAGAGTTTTGTAGAAAATTGTGAGTTGGAGCATAAGATAATCTCTTGCGTACTTGAATCTGATGCTGACAGAAAAAGCAAGCCATTGGAACAAGCTATGAAACCGTTGTCATCATCCATTACGAAAGAATCAAAACCTACCGATGAAGACGATCATGGTGATAAAGGTACTAAGCAGCATGGTTTTACAAACTTGGTGACAGAGGGTTTAGATTCTAGTCCAAGTGATGGGATCTCAATTCATAAAGCCATCAAGGAGATTGTACCTGAATTACAACTTGTGGTTCAAAAG GTTCAAAAGTCAGCTTTGACAAGCCCGCCAACCGTTGACAACAACAAAGACACCAGCCAAACAAGCAGTGTCACCATCCCTAAAGAGGTGAAGAGTGGAAGGAACTCCTGTGATAGTGATTTCTCTGTAGCCACAATCATTGGAGCAGAGGAGCCATCACTTGGTGCAGATTGTCATCAGGAGCCTGCTGAAACAGAACACACCACCACAAGCCATGAAAATGAAATCTCAGAAAGCTTCACAGAACCAAGTCCTGTTCACCAACAGTACTGCAATGAAGAACCAACTCATCTTGCAGGCCTCATGTCACACCATGTTTCAGCATCAACAAGCTTTCGAAGCATTTCTCTTCGCTCAAGCAGCAGCGCTACTAGTTCGCGGTCTTTCGCTTTCCCTAT ATTAGCTGCAGAATGGAATGGCAGCCCAGAAAA
- the LOC133830785 gene encoding uncharacterized protein LOC133830785 isoform X3 encodes MKEGKAADKSCLVELDVSDVRSEDCGVILNPPPDEKGNGNVARRALETTQDKINGNHKAANDSEDSTRRNSHFTRKESMDYELPELVVFLQESSYHFVKDMCIDKKLPCKEKSFVENCELEHKIISCVLESDADRKSKPLEQAMKPLSSSITKESKPTDEDDHGDKGTKQHGFTNLVTEGLDSSPSDGISIHKAIKEIVPELQLVVQKVQKSALTSPPTVDNNKDTSQTSSVTIPKEVKSGRNSCDSDFSVATIIGAEEPSLGADCHQEPAETEHTTTSHENEISESFTEPSPVHQQYCNEEPTHLAGLMSHHVSASTSFRSISLRSSSSATSSRSFAFPILAAEWNGSPEKMVKPEKRQLKKRRGKCFSFLCCKF; translated from the exons ATGAAGGAAGGCAAGGCAGCTGACAAAAGTTGTTTAGTGGAACTTGATGTCTCGGATGTGAGGAGTGAAGATTGCGGAGTAATTCTCAATCCACCACCAGATGAAAAGGGGAATGGAAATGTAGCAAGGAGGGCATTGGAAACTACTCAAGACAAGATCAATGGGAACCACAAGGCTGCTAATGACTCCGAGGACAGTACAAGAAGAAATAGTCATTTTACTAGAAAAGAGTCTATGGACTATGAGTTGCCTGAACTGGTTGTTTTTCTTCAAGAGAGCAGTTACCATTTCGTTAAGGACATGTGCATCGACAAGAAATTGCCTTGTAAGGAAAAGAGTTTTGTAGAAAATTGTGAGTTGGAGCATAAGATAATCTCTTGCGTACTTGAATCTGATGCTGACAGAAAAAGCAAGCCATTGGAACAAGCTATGAAACCGTTGTCATCATCCATTACGAAAGAATCAAAACCTACCGATGAAGACGATCATGGTGATAAAGGTACTAAGCAGCATGGTTTTACAAACTTGGTGACAGAGGGTTTAGATTCTAGTCCAAGTGATGGGATCTCAATTCATAAAGCCATCAAGGAGATTGTACCTGAATTACAACTTGTGGTTCAAAAG GTTCAAAAGTCAGCTTTGACAAGCCCGCCAACCGTTGACAACAACAAAGACACCAGCCAAACAAGCAGTGTCACCATCCCTAAAGAGGTGAAGAGTGGAAGGAACTCCTGTGATAGTGATTTCTCTGTAGCCACAATCATTGGAGCAGAGGAGCCATCACTTGGTGCAGATTGTCATCAGGAGCCTGCTGAAACAGAACACACCACCACAAGCCATGAAAATGAAATCTCAGAAAGCTTCACAGAACCAAGTCCTGTTCACCAACAGTACTGCAATGAAGAACCAACTCATCTTGCAGGCCTCATGTCACACCATGTTTCAGCATCAACAAGCTTTCGAAGCATTTCTCTTCGCTCAAGCAGCAGCGCTACTAGTTCGCGGTCTTTCGCTTTCCCTAT ATTAGCTGCAGAATGGAATGGCAGCCCAGAAAA